GGACGAAGCCGGGGTAGGAGTAGGCTTCCTCGCGCGGGACGCCGCCCAGCGTCGCCTGCTCGCGCAGGTTGTTGCCGTAGTCGAAGGCGACCGCGCCGCGCCGCTTGAAGTCGAGGATGGCGCGCATCTGCTCCGCCATGGAGGCCCGCGCGCGACGGACGTACTCCTCGGGATCCGTCCGGCGCAGCCCCGCCGCCGCCTCCAGGCTGAGCCCCGCGGGGACGTAGCCGTTGAGCGGGTCGTGGGCCGAGGTCTGGTCGGTGACCACGTCCGGCAGGAAGCCCCGCCGCGCCAGCTCCGGCTCCACCTCGGCGGCGTTCCCCAGGAGCGCCACCGAGAGCGGCCGCCGCGCGCGGCGCGCCTCCTCCACCCAGGCCAGCGCCTCCTCCAGGGAGGCCGTCCAGCGGTCGACCAGCTTCCCCTCGTGGCGCCGCCGGATCCGCGCCGGGTCCACCTCCACGATCAGCCCGACGCCGCCGTTCATGGTGATGGCCAGCGGCTGGGCGCCGCCCATCCCGCCCAGACCCGCGGTGAGGACGAGCCGCCCCTCCAGGCCGCCGCCGAAGTGCTGGCGGCCGAGCTCGGCCAGCGTCTCGAACGTCCCCTGGATGATCCCCTGCGAACCGATGTAGATCCAGGAGCCGGCCGTCATCTGGCCGTACATGGTCAGGCCCTTCCGCTCCAGCTCCCAGAAGTTCTCCCAGGTCGCCCAGGCGGGCACCAGGAGCGCGTTGGCGATCAGCACCCGGGGCGCCATGCGGTGCGTGCGGAAGACGCCCACCGGCTTCCCGGACTGGACGAGGAGCGTCTCGTCCTCCTCGAGGTGCGCGAGCGCGTCGACGATGGCGTCGAAGGCCTCCCAGCTGCGCGCCGCCTTCCCCGCGCCGCCGTAGACGATCAGCTCCTCCGGCTTCTCGGCCACCTCGGGGTCCAGGTTGTTCATCAGCAGGCGCAGAGGCGCCTCGGTCTGCCACGACTTGGCCGTCAGCCTCGTCCCGCGCGGGGCGCGGACCTGGCGGGGTGCACCGGCCTTTCCCTCCTGCGCGACCGGCATGGCGCTCCCTCCTTCGGGCCAGCTGTCGAGAGTGTTCCACCGAGGCCAGGGGCTTCCTGCGCTCCCGGGCGGCCGGCAGGAAGCGGGGGTCCGGCCGCGGTAGCTGGGTTCCAGCGGGAAGGCGAGAGGGGGAGCACCATGCAGAAAGTGGCCATCGTCAGCGACAGCGCCTGCGACCTGCCCGGCGACCTGGCGCGCGAAGCGGGCGTCGAGCTCGCCCCGGTCCACACCATCGTCGACGGCCAGGACTACCGCGACCGCTACGACCTCCCCGCGCAGGAGGTCTACCGGGCGCTGCAGCAGGGGCGCACGGTCAGCACCGCCGGCGCCTCGGGGGAGGACTTCCTCGAGGCCTACCAGCGCGCGCTGGAACGGGCGGAGAGCGTCGTCTGCCTCTCCATCGGGCCGAGCCTGAGCGTCACCTATCGGAACGCCCTGGCCGCCCGGGAGGTGCTGGAGGAGGCGGACATCACCGTGGTCGACAGCCGGACGGTGCTGGCGCCGCAGGGGCTGGGCGCCCTGGCGGCGGCGCGGGCCGCGCAGCAGGGCGCCGGGAAGGAAGAGGTGCTGGCGCTGGTGGAGCGGCTCCTGGGTCGGAGCGGCATGCTCTTCACCGCCCAGACCCTGCGCCACATGGCGCGCGGGGGCCGGCTCCGCGCCGGCCAGGCGGAAGAGGCTGCCGGGGAGCCGGGCGAGGACGGCCCGCGCGCGGTCCTCCGCGTCGCCGCCGACGGCTGGCACCCCGTGGCCCAGGCACCCACCCGGGAGGAGAGCGTGGAGCTCCTCCTCCGCCTCCTGCAGGCCGACCTGGAGGCCTTGGGGTGGCATCCGGGGGACCCGCTCCGCCTGGTGGTGGACCAGGCGCTCTGCGAGGAGGAGGCCGCGGCGCTCCTGGAGCGGTTGCGCCGCACCTGGCGGGTGGAGGAGTCCTTCCTCTGGGAGGTGAGCCCCACCGCGGGCGTCCACCTCGGACCGGG
The sequence above is drawn from the Bacillota bacterium genome and encodes:
- the hutU gene encoding urocanate hydratase, giving the protein MPVAQEGKAGAPRQVRAPRGTRLTAKSWQTEAPLRLLMNNLDPEVAEKPEELIVYGGAGKAARSWEAFDAIVDALAHLEEDETLLVQSGKPVGVFRTHRMAPRVLIANALLVPAWATWENFWELERKGLTMYGQMTAGSWIYIGSQGIIQGTFETLAELGRQHFGGGLEGRLVLTAGLGGMGGAQPLAITMNGGVGLIVEVDPARIRRRHEGKLVDRWTASLEEALAWVEEARRARRPLSVALLGNAAEVEPELARRGFLPDVVTDQTSAHDPLNGYVPAGLSLEAAAGLRRTDPEEYVRRARASMAEQMRAILDFKRRGAVAFDYGNNLREQATLGGVPREEAYSYPGFV
- a CDS encoding DegV family protein; protein product: MQKVAIVSDSACDLPGDLAREAGVELAPVHTIVDGQDYRDRYDLPAQEVYRALQQGRTVSTAGASGEDFLEAYQRALERAESVVCLSIGPSLSVTYRNALAAREVLEEADITVVDSRTVLAPQGLGALAAARAAQQGAGKEEVLALVERLLGRSGMLFTAQTLRHMARGGRLRAGQAEEAAGEPGEDGPRAVLRVAADGWHPVAQAPTREESVELLLRLLQADLEALGWHPGDPLRLVVDQALCEEEAAALLERLRRTWRVEESFLWEVSPTAGVHLGPGTLGVAYQLP